In Thunnus thynnus chromosome 11, fThuThy2.1, whole genome shotgun sequence, the following proteins share a genomic window:
- the steap3 gene encoding metalloreductase STEAP3: protein MMQSDMETPLTPFSASKALEPLPIGPVIGIIGSGDLSRSLAIRLVASGFRVVVGSRDPDRVPRDLFPDGAEVRSQREAVDSAERVVFVAVYPEHYYTLAGLRERLAGKVLVDVSNATTLNGEQSNAERLAEMFPESRVVKAFNVISAWALQNGAYDGSKQVLICSNCSVSKDTVVQLARRLGFSPVDMGALCSSRSIEEAPLLLFPPWSGPVLATFLLFLFFYGYNFLKGVLLPYLVHGENKFFKLPMIMVNETLPAVALVTLALVYLPGLLAAVFQLSRGTKYQRFPGWLDFWMCRRKHLGLLSFLCAALHAVYSMCLSLRRSSGKSLLTADYQQVGSGASEMVWRADLYLSCGILGLGVLTLVAITSLPSVGNTLNWREFTFVQSGLGYTALTLSITHTLFFAWDFPFFAKAYPYYLPPAYLLSLILPCVVLVGRILLALPCLAFRLAKIRRGWESARHRPANAQGQAEPSQNFSDC from the exons ATGATGCAGAGCGACATGGAGACGCCCTTGACGCCCTTCTCTGCCTCCAAAGCCTTGGAGCCTCTGCCGATAGGCCCCGTGATCGGCATCATTGGCTCAGGAGACTTATCCCGCTCCCTGGCGATCCGGCTGGTGGCCTCTGGTTTCAGGGTGGTGGTGGGCAGTCGAGACCCGGACCGTGTCCCCAGGGATCTGTTTCCTGATGGGGCGGAGGTGCGGTCGCAGAGGGAGGCGGTGGACAGTGCAGAGAGGGTGGTGTTCGTCGCGGTCTACCCGGAGCACTACTACACCCTGGCGGGGCTGAGGGAGCGGCTGGCCGGGAAGGTGCTGGTGGACGTTAGCAACGCCACCACGCTGAACGGCGAGCAGTCAAACGCTGAGAGGCTGGCAGAGATGTTCCCAGAGAGCAGGGTGGTGAAGGCGTTCAACGTCATCTCTGCGTGGGCGCTGCAGAACGGAGCCTACGATGGAAGCAAGCAG GTCCTGATCTGCAGCAACTGCTCCGTCTCTAAAGACACGGTGGTCCAGCTGGCTCGTCGCCTGGGCTTCAGCCCCGTCGATATGGGGGCCCTGTGCTCCTCTCGGAGCATCGAAGAGGCTccgctcctcctcttcccccccTGGTCGGGCCCTGTCTTGGccaccttcctcctcttcctcttcttttacGGATACAACTTCCTGAAGGGCGTGCTGCTGCCCTACCTCGTTCACGGGGAGAACAAATTCTTCAAGCTCCCGATGATCATGGTGAACGAGACGCTGCCGGCGGTTGCCCTGGTTACGCTGGCTCTGGTCTACCTGCCAG GTCTGCTGGCGGCTGTCTTTCAGCTCAGCAGGGGAACCAAATATCAGAGATTTCCCGGTTGGCTGGACTTCTGGATGTGCAGGAGGAAGCATCTCGGCCTGCTGAGCTTCCTCTGTGCCGCGCTGCACGccgtgtacagtatgtgtctgtcGCTGCGGAGGTCTTCAGGGAAATCACTGCTGACTGCTGATTACCAGCAG gtaggATCCGGGGCATCGGAGATGGTTTGGAGGGCTGACCTTTACCTGTCCTGTGGGATTCTGGGATTAGGAGTCCTCACGCTGGTGGCGATTACATCTCTTCCCTCTGTTGGAAATACTCTCAACTGGAGGGAGTTTACGTTCGTTCAG TCAGGACTTGGTTATACCGCCTTAACTCTCTCCATCACGCACACGCTCTTCTTCGCCTGGGACTTTCCCTTCTTCGCTAAGGCCTACCCTTATTACCTCCCGCCGGCGTACCTGCTGTCCCTCATCCTGCCCTGCGTCGTCCTGGTCGGACGGATCCTCTTGGCTCTGCCGTGTCTGGCGTTTCGGTTGGCGAAGATCCGCAGAGGCTGGGAGAGCGCACGACACCGACCCGCAAACGCCCAGGGGCAAGCGGAGCCTTCTCAAAACTTCAGTGACTGCTAG